TATTagtttgttttatgtgacaaaaTAATACCGTCCAAAATAAGTATTTGCCTTGCTATTTTTCCAACCAGCAAAGTTTGCAGTTGCCTATTTGGACGTGTGTCGTGAGATTCAAGGCAAGGCCCTGCGACTTTGATTTCCTCATCctcacatttttctttgtatCTCTGGTATATGGAATAAGTTTGTGGAAACAAATGACACCTGACCTTTCGGCTTAGCTTCTCTGCATTTACACTTTGTTCAAGTGACAAATTCTaatataatttataattaaGTCTCTTAATCTTATAAGCAGTGAACCCATGATGGAGGCTAGGGGACAATGAGTTATAGCTAATTGCTAATAAGAGACTGCAAAAAGCATTCCTTTAATCTGAAGTTCATACAGATGACCTCAGCAGAGTGACGTGAAGTATTGTTTATTGCTCCTGTTCCACCAGGATTCATGTGAATTTGTTAGAGGGGAATATTGcattatttaattaatatatTTCAATATATTAGCTTCTTATCCCCACACAGCCACCAAACATCTGCTTTACCAACAGTATGGTTTAAAAACCAGTTCGCTTCACATGCATCAGTGTCAGTGGTGACGTTTATGGTGGCATTGCACCACTCCAGCTGAAGTTCCAGCTTCCATCAGCCCTTGTGAAGCAGGTGTAGTTTCCGGGATATGCTTCTGCATCAGGAGGGACCTGCAGGAAACAGGTAGTGGTGAGTGTGACTGAAGAGTCACTTATGATACTCTCAAGCAATTGCAGACTTTAGACTCTGTCCAAAACATTCAGTCTAGCCATACATTTTTGTCTGAGCATCCTGTGGCCATTGTAGCCTTGTGGCCATACATGATACATGgtgtaatgaaaaaaaagaatgatatCATGTTTTGCGGGAGTAGCGCATCAAATGCATGAGGTACCAGTAGTTTAAGTGGGTGGAAGAGTACAGTACTGGCTAAGGCTCTTGTCAGGACAGCATTGTTTACTGCTTGGAGGTCCGGCACTAGCCTCCATCCTTGTGATGGGGATGCTTTCTTTACAGGAAACACGTGTATTACACATGGAATCTGGACACTCTTTTACCCCTGCCTTCTTTAAATATTCGATTATCGGTTTTATACCTTCCTCTGCTTCTTTTTTACTGGGTACTGTCTTTGGTGAGGTCTATCAAAATATTTAGGGCTTATTTTTACTGGTTCTATTCCTTTAATAAGTCCAACATCCGTGGAACCTTTCCAGACAATGTGTCTGGAATGTCTTTGAGTGatttctcttcttctgttgTAAACGAATGGATACCTGTCATTTCCCTGGTCATCTAGAtgtatttcttttcttatttttaggCCCAGTTTAACTTGGTAAAATATGCTTTCAAAGAGGGAGAGTACTGCACCCCTGGGTGTCTCTTTTCTTCAGTCCAATCCCTTGTTTCCTCAAATCTCGTTACAAAGGCTCCTAAATCCTGCCACCTCTCAGTTTTCCTTTTCACTAATGACACGTTAGGAGCTCCAAATCTTCTGTACAGGGCATTTTCTTTTGGGCCTAATTTACAGGCCACCACTATGCTCCCTTCCAATATAAAGTTGTGAGGAATAAAGTTGTGAGGAATAAATTTCTGCTCATAAGCTGCATCTGGGCCTATTGTGCTTATTGTGCTTTGGATGCCTGTGTAAGGTCCTGCTCTGCGTTGTGTCATGTCATGCAACAGTGCTATTACACTGCCGGGGCCACTTGGTACTATGTCCAAACTTTACCAGTACTTgagaaatgtacaaatgtatcTGTACCATTTTTGTTAATCCTGTCCACCTTCGTCCCAATAATCCAGTTAATATGGAGTTCACCTGAGCAACTGGTCCGTGGTCCAGTGGATTTTGTTGTCAATGTGAGATTTCCCCCTTTGTCTCAACTGGAGACACTGGTCAGTCACACACAAACCTTTTTTAAATGGCTAgtttttttccaatttatttttattttacggttatttattattattaacatgcACAAGCCCTCCAGTGCCTGACTCCTAGTAACAGGCCTACCTTATTTTCCGCCCGAGGTTCCCTGTTAGCGACCCGGACCGCTTGCTCCCAATTCTAGTTGCTCCTCTGGTTCATGGATCTTGTCACACTTCCAGTTTCCTCCACTCCCACCCTCTATGTCctcaaactgtgtttttaacaCATACACCCCCGTGCTCGGTCTCCCGAGCCAAGTGTGGGAGATGTTAAGATCCGACTCGAAGGACCAAACTGccagaataaaaatgaacaaatttttttaatctgacCCTCCTTTCCCTTAAAACTGTCACACAATAACACTTTTCCTTCTACGGGCTTTTCACAAGGACAGTTATGAATGTGTGTACTGTAATGAgcaaataacttaaaaaaaaaaaaagctgagctaCTTCCAGTCACTAACTGTACTGAGTTTATCCTTGACTATCATACAGCTCATAATAAATAGAACATTGCATAgaatattttttccataaagGAATCTCAATTTatatgaacaaattggagtttattagacagatatgattcaaaccactcCAGCGCAGCGCCTTTAATACCCacagcatgctctaatcgctgtaataaaatgttatggtcaacaatatcaaatgctgaattgaGGTCaatgacaagcacagagatgagtccactgtcagaggccataagaagatcatttgtaaccccTAATAAAGCGGTTTCTGTCCTGCTCTTCAAAAaaaccattcctctgcagatgacctGTTAGCTGcatgacaactactctttcaagaatttttgagatAAAAAGAAAGTTGGAAATTGGCCTTTCCTAAGATAGATGGAAAAAGAGAAAGTGTTTTTAAGTAatggtttaactactgccagcttgaTGGCAtttggtacatagctgattattaggaAAGGTTGATAATATTTAAGATTGAAAAATTGACATACATTAAtagcaggacttctttgagcagttttgtaggaatggggtctaaaagacacgtcgATGGTTTGGAAGAAGAAATCACAGAAGTTAACTcggaaagatcaattggagaaaaagactccATCAATGGTACTGAAGGTAGCTGTAGCTAATGTTACagctgtgagatgattatgagtcatttttctctaatggttaaaattttatatgtgaagaagttcatgaaggaATGCttggctcaacagtgctctgactttttgcCAGCCTGGCTACATAAGGTGACTCCTCGTTCCTTCAATCCGTGATAATAGTGAGAtgttctagttttgttttttttggttttttacatGCAGTGGTCATCCAGTCAAACCTTCTCTTGGTTGGTTCTAAAACAACGAATTAGCTTTCCCAGCCTGTCACTGCCTTTCTGTCCCTCTTGTGTTGTCAGTACTTTGGACTGATGTTAGCAccattattttcaaaataatatCCAACAACTACTTTCCAGATAGTTCTGTGAAACTCTCTTGCAGGGCatgtttaataaaagaaaagaaaattacattAAACGTTTTGGATGCCATGGAGCTTTTCTCCATATGCTGCAGTATAATTTAATTGCCTTTTTATAATATATACTGACTGCACTTTATCTTCTCAGGTATTGGATATGCAACCCAGGTAGTGATTGCATATGCTGCTGTGTCATACATTGTGATCCAGGCATGGGCTTTCTTCTACCTGTTTTCATCCTTCAGTGCTGAGATTCCATGGGCCAGCTGCAGGAACTCCTGGAACACAGGTAGCTATTCAGACCGAAGGAAGAGTTTCACTGTGGTCATTCTTTATTTCAGGGTTATAAACATGGTGATCTAGACGATTTGGGGAATCTCACATGACAGTGAGGGTCATTTTGTGCTTGAGAAATTCATAGTCTCTAATATCTCTTTTATCGAACATAGATTAAACTTTGTTGACATGGCtctgcttttttctttgtcagagtCTTGTTTTGAATTTGATAAAGCAAATGCGTCATCCAACTGGACAGCAGCTGCAAACGCAACAACACCAGCAACAGAATTCTGGGAGTAAGTGTAAATGACATGTGTCTGACCTCGGTAGATGGATTTACCTCTGGAGTTTTTGCCAAACACTGGAGCCATCAGTCCCTAAACCTCAGCAACATATATTTGAGTTATTGGAGAGCAGCATTTCCATACTTATTAACCAATAGCTGCTCATTATTTCTCAGTAGTTCCAAGTGTAGGCAATCTGTATACACATGGTAACCACACTACATAATCCGTCCAAATACAATTTCCTGATTGTTAATCTGGATCATCACTGTCTTTAGACGTATTCCTGTAATCTGGTACAGATGTACAATCCTTCTCGGGATGGATGCTGATAATTGGCGATAATACCAACAAGTCATTTTTGTGTTTGATCATTTAGAGGCTCACCAAATACCAAATGATGTGACTGCTTGAAATATCACTTTGCACCACACGCAGCATACCACCTTTGTGCTGTTGGATCATTTTAATCATGATACTATTGGTCACAATTATGGAAGGAGTGGTCCCATTGATATAGTCAATATTAGGAAGGTGTGATTGGTGCCTTCTTATCACCATGTATGTCATAAATGCACTGACATCAGTAATGTGATCAGTGTATGGCATGCTGATACTTCCGTGGCCAAGATTACTACTGATCATATACTCACAACAGTCCTGAACTCAAACACTTGGTGCTGAATGAGTTTAAGTTGTCCCTGATATGACTGGTCACAGCCAACCAGTGACTTCACACATCTTATTGTAATACAGCAAATCTCTGTCTGTCTATCAGTTTGTTCACAAACTCCTTTTACATGGTCAGAAGTTATGCAACCAAACTTGGCTGCTAAAAGTTCTTATCTATGATTCatcatgttgcctagcaaccaccaaACAACACTATGCAAAATGACTCATAGTGATTGTAACACCTTATCATTTTAACTCCATGACAGTAACATGTAATTTACTGAATACAATATAAGTATAATAATTTCTGATACCTTTCATCTGTGGTGTTTACAGTATAAGTATTGCACTGTATCATTTGatacattaattaattaaatcaaGGTTCCAGTATTTGGGATTATAcacttcattttttatttttttccaagttACCAGattttattgtagttttttttttcaagtgctCAAGTAATAGTTTTCCTGGCTGAAAGTctttcaaagtgtttctttgGACATTTGTTGCTTTTTCACTTACAGTCTTGTCCTTGTTCCTGACCAGTTTCAAagaatttttttcatttgttaacCTACTAACTACTAAACACGGGCCTGTCAATCATTTAGGTGTAGAAAAAGCACCTAACTCAAGGCATGAACCACTGTTGTGTTTACACACAGCAGAAAACTCTTAAATGATACCTTTAGGCACTTTGtgactagcagcctgtcacaaaaatacactttttaatatacgaaaaatgccaaagatagcACAGTATGACAAACACAAAATTCCCAATAAGCTATTGGCTGAAACCTTGGCATGtgtcagcatggtgtgcagtgaaTCCTTAAAATAACTGAGGGAATTGGACAAGTGGATAAAAGAAGACATACCAAACCCAAAAGATTATCTGTAGAATTACATTCTAAATAAATACACTCAACATATTTAAGGTAATGAGATTTGAATCCACTGAATTTGTTCAAATGATACGCATTTTATACCTGTATAGGTAAATGGGGGAGGTTCGTGTCTGGCTGATGGGCTACTGCACAACTGACTTTCTGgtttattgtaaataaatacCGTAACATTTGCattgtgtaaactctgtaaTCACTTATAGTAGTtgtgaaaaaaagttttttgccCCCAAGCAGCTATTGTTTTAACAAAATAATATGGGTTTCTTTTCAGGAGAAGAGTACTGGGTATATCTCAAGGGATTGAGGAGATTGGTAGCCTGAGGTGGGACTTGGCCTTGTGTCTCTTACTGGCATGGATCATTTGTTACTTCTGTGTTTGGAAAGGAGTGAAATCCACTGGAAAGGTAGAGCAACATCtttaaaatatgatttattAGTCCCCATTTAGAAGATAAGTTCTGTCAACACAGTTTATACATCTACTATCACATCTACGGTACCTTTTGAAGTAACATTGCAAGAACAAATTTGTAAACCCTTGGAAAATACCAGGATTGTTTTAACTGGTcactgaaaagaaaatgatCAGAGTCACATCCAAGATCTGGTTACAGAAAGTTTAATCTTCTCATATAAGTTTGTTGGTGTGACCATATACTTCAATCAAAAGTACCTTTATAGGACCTTAGAAGAACAATATAGAAATACACACAAGCTGGAGTTTATCAGGCTGTAACAAGGTAAAAGTTCAGGACTGCTGGTACTCTCCCTGGGAGTGGCTTCCTGTGTAGATTACACTACTGTGCAATCCTAACAGAGGTGAAAGAGAACCAAGGGTAACAGCAACTCCCTGCGCTTAAGTTTCAAAGATCACACGGTTCCAGTATTGCTTAATGTTCTGTGAACAGATCAAACTAAATCTGAACTCTGGGAGGAGGCACAGGGATATGTTTGGAGGAAAAGGGTGATGCATACCTCCTTCAATCTGTGAAGCATGGTGGAGGGGGCATCATGGTTTTGGGCTACTTTGTTAGCACACAAGCACCAGcagaaatagctgaaaaagaagaaaatgatttGATACAAAGATGCTCTGGCATGGGCTGTTTTCATTTTACTGGTAGGAATGATTGCTCACGGTTACTAAAGGCGGATCTATGGGTTACAAGTTTGCAGTTTTTTTCCAGCTTCAATTACACATAAATAAGTATAATGTTCATCATAGACATGAGTATAACAGACTCTGTCATTATTTAGGCTGAGTGTCGACAATAGTGGCTTGGATAAAGAACAGACCACAGAAATGTTAATTCAAATTGTTCACAAATGCTTTCTTGAACTTTTATACCCTATTTTATGATGATCTTGATCAACTACATATTTTTCCTTTCACATCTTAATCCAAAATAGAGCTTGAtgtagcatgttcagcatttttcacAGGACCCTGAATCacaatatcagtctgtacacaTTTATGCAGGTTTTTCCTTCACTTAGAGAATATTGTGGCATGCAGAAGAATCTTAGCAAAGAAGCTCAACAGAAAGTTGGAGCTTGCTGTTcaaccccaagctggtagggagagctctttattaaacactttcttgtgctacaatgtgcttcaagggtcaataacagcatatcagaactcacttatggtactgcattctttctataaaacaataactatcAGTGACTTTGAACCgcagtataaacacaacattcaagataacagttaaaagtaatgtAACCATAAACgataaaacaagaacatctaaacagcagcacatgtcccaaggcatgatgggagagaactagctgctcccccaacacgccacaatatgtgtgtctgtgttttttttcctttaagttTATGAATTCGATAACCGGGAATGAAGCAGCGTAGGATTTTCACTTTCATAAGTGTGTCCACTAtgaggctgaggggtagcactggTGTTTGCCTGTATTTTTAGTAGTTGCACCTAAATGCAGACAGCAGTCATGTCTCATGCTGCAAGCAAATAAAGAGACACAATACTGTGGCACAAATGAGGAATGTATTGTCTGAAATACGTTTAGATggcaaaaaatgttttcttacaCCAAAGAACATCAAACTTTACAACGTCCCTGTGATGTCTGCTTTGAACCATGcatttccttgttgttgacagGTAGTTTACTTTACGGCCACTTTTCCCTACGTGATGTTGGTGGTTCTGTTAGCTCGTGGACTCACTTTACCAGGAGCCATAAACGGCTTAGCTTTTTACCTGTATCCTGACCCCACAAGGTTGGTGGACCCTCAAGTAAGTAATAAGATCAAAAGAATGTGTCAATACCAAGAAAAGCTGCAAGCTTGAACACTATCCACGGAAGCCTAAACACTAAAATACCTACATTTTACACAATGAATATCGTCATTTAGTGATGAGTGTAAACTAATATCTGTGTGTTGGCATCAGGTTTGGATGGACGCAGGTGCACAAGTTCTTTTCTCCTTTGGGATTTGTCAGGGGAGTTTGACGGCTCTGGGCAGTTACAATAAGTATAACAATGACTGTTAcaagtgagtaaaaaaaaaatgctcaaagATTCTAGTAATCTTATTGTTATGACAAACCAAAACTGCACTAAACAGATATTTTCAATGTTATTTAATCACTTATTGCTTACTTTTAGAGTAGCCAGCAGGGAGCACCAAAGTGATACATTTATAAAACGGCACAGGCTTTCTTAATAACATGCAGACTGTTTATGACATTCCTTGATTATGgaacagcaaataaaaaagtTTACATAATGCTCAAATCCTGTACAGGTTTATTCTTCTTAATTAATATTTTGGGCAGCAAGGtcctttttttcatatttcaagATTTTAAACAGCTGCTTTAGCTTtaagtgtgtttcctgttttgctctTTGGTTaatgctgtgtgttttcttcttttgtttctttgtttccacAGAGACACATTTGTTCTGTGTTTGGTGAACGGCGGATCCAGTTTTGTTGCAGGGTTTGCAATCTTTTCTGTTCTGGGGTATATGTCCTACGAACAAGGACTGCCAATATCAGAAGTGGCAGCTTCTGGTAGGACATCATTACACAACCTCTGTTATATTTAATGAAGTCATTACACCATCAGTGGGCCTTTATTAATCCACTTTAAATGTAACCCCCTGCCCCCtcccaaaaaaaacaagaaaacagaatcAAGGCAAAACAAACGAATGCTCATTTCAGGAAACTTAAAAAACTTTGCCTGTGTTTTTACTTGGCATGGAAATggctttaatttaatttaattttggaGACAAAATTCCTGTATCAGCTTCTCTTAGCTAAGCACGGCTGATACAGTAATTCCCCGCCTTTAATCCTGAACAATCCTCCTGACCTTAAACTCTTTCCaatgaaataaatgaatgcCATCAGGTCATTATGCCTAACAGTAGGATGTTGCAGGAATTTGTGAGTCCAGATTTAAAACTTTTAGAGTGCTGtaactaaaatataaaatggGAGAAGGCTGCAGTAGGCAGTTTTATCCAAAAATATCTAAGTTGCCATCAATGACTGAAAATATTTCTGAACAGGACCTGGCTTGGCATTTATTGCCTATCCGCGCGCGGTAGCCATGATGCCCTTACCTCAATTATGGGCTATATGTTTCTTCATCATGGTCATCTTGTTGGGGGCAGATACACAGGTTTGCATTAAGCCATTAGAAATCctctgtttatttttcatcaCTGTACATTTTTGGCTCGTAGTAAATGTGTTTGATTTGTCTGTGTCTCTTGCAGTTTGTGAGTTTGGAGTGTTTGATGACCTCAGTGACCGATATGTTCCCCAGTGTGTTTCGAAGAGCTTATCGTCGAGAATTGCTGCTGCTCTGCCTCTGCTCCGTTTGCTTTTTTCTCGGCCTCCTCCTCGTCACCGAGGTGAGAGCTCTGATTAACTTTCCCACAACTCTTTATACTACCCTCAGTAGTGTGTAAAAATAGACCAGTGCTCATTACTCTTAACTTAATTCTTTTTAGGCAAAACTGAATTTGTATGCAGGCATTTGTTGTCTTTATGTTTGGTTAGTTATACCAATTAACCTCTCTGTCTTCCTGCAGGGGGGCTTGTATTTCCTTCAACTCTTTGATCATTATGTGTGTAGTGGAAACAATCTTCTCCTTCTTTCTGTGTGTCAGTCGATAGCGATTGGATGGATATATGGTGAGTCAACCGAGAGCCAAAGCCTTGCATGTTTGCACAGATCTAGCTAAGAAAGCTGATTCAGATCCTGCTAATCCCGCATTAATTGAAAATACACTTAAGACTGCTTTTATTGAGTCGCTTATTACTAAAAGGCCAAAATTTAGGCTTACTGTATAGGCGTTCATTCCAGCTATTCTGAATCTTGCTCAGCTGGGGTCACAAGAATAAGCCGTGTCTTGTGGGTACTGACTCAGCACCACTTTACCAGCAGCTTTGCCTTTTAAACACTTTCTATTGTGGTGGAGTTCCCCCTCAGTCCACTCGAATAGCACAGTTATGTGAAGTcagtgttataaaaaaaaaagctctcaaATTGCTCATCTAATATTTCCTGCTATCTCCCTCTTGCTATCTAAAGCAGTCGTTAaatcagtggttctcaaacaGTGAAACAGAGCGACAGGTGGGGTTCTCACCTTTTAATAGAAAAGACAAATTTTCTATTATTAATAATTGCTACAAATTGTGAATTGTGGACAACAAACAACAGAAGAggtttaaatgaattaaatgcaTTAGATCAAAGAAATCAATcaactcattttatattatgcatctcagtttttctacatgaaaaACTGCTTTGCAGAACCAGCTCTGTCAGCTCTGGCacagactgtcctgtaattataaaatagCAAGTTTTTGTTAACTGACAGAATGTCTT
This genomic interval from Oreochromis niloticus isolate F11D_XX linkage group LG5, O_niloticus_UMD_NMBU, whole genome shotgun sequence contains the following:
- the LOC100699061 gene encoding sodium- and chloride-dependent GABA transporter 2 isoform X2; its protein translation is MPREFLKGNSLEAPGQEKGLMKKTQLLDRGQWASKLEFLLAVAGTLVGLGNLWRFPYLCYKNGGGAFLIPYVLFLLACGIPMFLLETAMGQFTSQGCITCWRHFCPLFEGIGYATQVVIAYAAVSYIVIQAWAFFYLFSSFSAEIPWASCRNSWNTESCFEFDKANASSNWTAAANATTPATEFWERRVLGISQGIEEIGSLRWDLALCLLLAWIICYFCVWKGVKSTGKVVYFTATFPYVMLVVLLARGLTLPGAINGLAFYLYPDPTRLVDPQVWMDAGAQVLFSFGICQGSLTALGSYNKYNNDCYKDTFVLCLVNGGSSFVAGFAIFSVLGYMSYEQGLPISEVAASGPGLAFIAYPRAVAMMPLPQLWAICFFIMVILLGADTQFVSLECLMTSVTDMFPSVFRRAYRRELLLLCLCSVCFFLGLLLVTEGGLYFLQLFDHYVCSGNNLLLLSVCQSIAIGWIYGADRLYDNIEDMIGYRPWPLMKHCWLYVTPAVCLGTFVFSIVRYKPLKFNKTYVYPTWAYALGWFLGLFCVLLVPLWIIFKVTTMKGTIWQNLRQLCVPQSRTHRKAKQPEQCPLNPDNTLTPVASEYKGRGGAEMEMQV
- the LOC100699061 gene encoding sodium- and chloride-dependent GABA transporter 2 isoform X1 is translated as MESMPREFLKGNSLEAPGQEKGLMKKTQLLDRGQWASKLEFLLAVAGTLVGLGNLWRFPYLCYKNGGGAFLIPYVLFLLACGIPMFLLETAMGQFTSQGCITCWRHFCPLFEGIGYATQVVIAYAAVSYIVIQAWAFFYLFSSFSAEIPWASCRNSWNTESCFEFDKANASSNWTAAANATTPATEFWERRVLGISQGIEEIGSLRWDLALCLLLAWIICYFCVWKGVKSTGKVVYFTATFPYVMLVVLLARGLTLPGAINGLAFYLYPDPTRLVDPQVWMDAGAQVLFSFGICQGSLTALGSYNKYNNDCYKDTFVLCLVNGGSSFVAGFAIFSVLGYMSYEQGLPISEVAASGPGLAFIAYPRAVAMMPLPQLWAICFFIMVILLGADTQFVSLECLMTSVTDMFPSVFRRAYRRELLLLCLCSVCFFLGLLLVTEGGLYFLQLFDHYVCSGNNLLLLSVCQSIAIGWIYGADRLYDNIEDMIGYRPWPLMKHCWLYVTPAVCLGTFVFSIVRYKPLKFNKTYVYPTWAYALGWFLGLFCVLLVPLWIIFKVTTMKGTIWQNLRQLCVPQSRTHRKAKQPEQCPLNPDNTLTPVASEYKGRGGAEMEMQV